One window of Pelobates fuscus isolate aPelFus1 chromosome 9, aPelFus1.pri, whole genome shotgun sequence genomic DNA carries:
- the NANOS2 gene encoding nanos homolog 2, whose translation MEFDPWRDYLQLNLVIREMAKSRSIGQPPVASSHLSPALVGATTMANKNDGDPNNPGIQPTSSVALGEFKPPDEMCNFCKHNGESRLVYTSHALKSPGGTVVCPVLRKYVCPLCGATGDSSHTLSYCPLNEEKHSLYRKSGRNSAGRKLRR comes from the coding sequence ATGGAGTTTGACCCTTGGAGAGACTACCTCCAACTTAATCTGGTGATCCGAGAAATGGCAAAAAGCAGAAGTATTGGTCAACCACCTGTCGCCAGCAGTCACCTGAGTCCTGCCCTGGTTGGTGCAACAACAATGGCCAACAAAAATGATGGAGATCCTAACAATCCTGGCATTCAACCCACATCAAGCGTTGCTCTTGGTGAATTTAAGCCACCGGATGAGATGTGTAACTTCTGCAAGCATAATGGCGAATCGCGCTTAGTTTACACTTCCCATGCTTTGAAGAGTCCCGGAGGGACAGTGGTGTGCCCTGTCCTAAGGAAGTATGTCTGTCCTCTGTGTGGTGCAACGGGAGATTCTTCCCATACTCTGAGCTATTGTCCTCTCAACGAGGAAAAACACTCCCTCTACCGAAAGAGTGGACGAAACTCAGCTGGACGCAAACTGAGGCGTTAA